One window of Trichomycterus rosablanca isolate fTriRos1 chromosome 2, fTriRos1.hap1, whole genome shotgun sequence genomic DNA carries:
- the LOC134335046 gene encoding GTPase IMAP family member 8-like, translating into MGVKIKKPHISFVLFGKTGSGKSAAGNTILGRRAFTSFKSATSVTQDVQKECDTVCGLPVTVYDTPGFCDTELSDEQIRQKCQNVLSSCESEFCSYLLVIKADRFTAEERRTVEQIEDLLGEDRLKKTWILFTRGDELEDDKQTIEKFISRTDALKKLVQKYEDRYHVFNNKMTESLKQVNDLIKKVVQKFLKLATHLRRKKEKITSNSSGNRSDRRIVMLGKTGAGKSATGNTILGKKCFKSKLSSKSVTRKSEAYSGRVGDKNVTVIDTPGFFDTSVLNKELVTEIGRSICLSSPGPHAFLMVLKISDRFTEHEEVIIEKTEMLFGDEVAKYTIILFTYGDQLYDDENENNVKNFINENESLKKFVEKCGGGYHVFNNRDKNNREQVSELLEKIDRMVENEGSCYSNEMFEEAARLKRKEEERKMQEEEEQRQREQKQRQEEIENAKRETEARIKQEKQEEIKNIKRETEARVTQTQKEINILRSQVEEAQNKTPEKPESGFSQFMRKYGAYIFIGGVALLVVGVPVACCAAGAAAALGGVAAVIGTAMCVGAVVYADKPKKREKEE; encoded by the exons ATGGGTGTTAAAATCAAGAAACCACATATCAGTTTTGTCCTGTTTGGAAAAACAGGTTCAGGAAAAAGTGCCGCAGGAAACACAATACTGGGACGAAGAGCTTTTACATCATTTAAGAGTGCCACATCTGTGACCCAAGATGTTCAGAAAGAATGTGACACTGTATGTGGACTCCCGGTCACTGTTTATGATACTCCAGGATTCTGTGACACAGAACTGAGTGATGAACAGATCAGACAGAAATGTCAGAATGTTCTCAGCTCATGTGAATCAGAATTCTGTTCGTATCTTCTGGTCATCAAGGCAGACAGATTCACTGCAGAAGAGAGAAGAACTGTGGAGCAGATTGAGGATCTCTTAGGAGAAGATCGTCTGAAGAAAACCTGGATCCTCTTCACCAGGGGAGATGAACTGGAGGACGATAAACAGACAATAGAGAAATTCATCAGTAGGACAGACGCTCTGAAGAAGCTGGTGCAGAAATATGAGGACAGATACCACGTCTTCAACAACAAGATGACAGAGTCACTTAAACAAGTGAACGATCTGATTAAAAAAGTTGTACAGAAATTTCTGAAATTAG CAACACATCTAcgcagaaaaaaagagaaaatcacATCAAACAGCAGTGGCAACAGATCGGACAGAAGAATCGTCATGCTTGGGAAAACTGGTGCTGGCAAGAGTGCAACAGGAAACACCATCCTGGGAAAGAAATGTTTCAAATCAAAATTGAGTTCAAAATCTGTAACCAGGAAGAGTGAAGCTTATAGTGGACGTGTTGGTGACAAGAATGTGACGGTGATTGATACTCCAGGGTTCTTTGATACTTCTGTGTTAAATAAAGAGTTAGTGACAGAGATAGGAAGAAGTATCTGTTTATCCAGTCCAGGACCTCACGCTTTTCTCATGGTTCTCAAAATAAGTGACAGATTCACAGAACATGAAGAGGTAATAATTGAGAAAACTGAAATGTTATTTGGAGATGAAGTGGCAAAATATACAATCATTCTATTCACTTATGGAGATCAGTTATatgatgatgaaaatgaaaacaatgtaAAGAATTTCATTAATGAGAATGAATCTTTAAAAAAGTTTGTAGAGAAGTGTGGAGGTGGATATCACGTCTTCAACAACAGAGATAAAAATAACAGAGAGCAGGTCAGTGAGCTGTTAGAGAAGATCGACAGAATGGTGGAGAATGAAGGGAGCTGCTACTCAAATGAGATGTTTGAGGAAGCAGCCAGACTTAAAAGAAAGGAAGAAGAGAGAAAGATGCAGGAGGAAGAAGAGCAAAGGCAAAgagaacaaaaacaaagacaagaAGAAATTGAAAATgcaaagagagagacagaagcaAGAATTAAACAGGAAAAACAAGaggaaattaaaaatataaagagaGAGACCGAAGCAAGGGTTACACAGacacaaaaagaaataaatatattaagatCACAGGTAGAAGAGGCTCAAAACAAAACTCCTGAAAAACCTGAAAGTGGATTCAGTCAGTTCATGAGAAAGTATGGGGCATATATTTTTATTGGTGGAGTTGCACTTCTGGTTGTTGGTGTACCTGTTGCTTGTTGTGCTGctggtgctgctgctgctttaGGTGGTGTTGCTGCTGTTATTGGCACCGCTATGTGTGTTGGTGCTGTTGTTTATGCTGACAAAccgaaaaagagagaaaaagaggaatAG
- the LOC134300412 gene encoding GTPase IMAP family member 7-like: MSLPGVKDGGPEKPKPSGRHSPDKDRPNMCMRRMVLVGKTGAGKSSSGNTILGRKCFGAAKSASSVTKECWKETGEVAGREIILVDTPGLFDTDMSETELKKEISKCINMTAPGPHAIILVISLGPFTKEENQSVEKIRAIFGEESVKYTTILFTRGDELDSSMEEYLSRANKDLKDLISRCGNRYHVFDNTQMNDRMQVLEFLEKVDNMVSANQEQHFTTDMYQDVEQELRMKEDELKKFYEQKLREQQIQLEMKFQEDKRKLQETIDALQESDQQKEKKIKELEGLVRLNERRLIEYKRYYDDKFSAARQEAEETEINEKIMMQVLGKIKSLILE; the protein is encoded by the exons ATGTCGCTTCCAG GGGTGAAAGATGGGGGCCCAGAGAAGCCAAAACCATCAGGAAGACACAGTCCGGATAAAGATCGTCCAAACA TGTGCATGAGGAGGATGGTGCTGGTGGGGAAGACTGGAGCTGGTAAAAGTTCATCAGGAAACACCATCCTGGGCAGGAAGTGCTTTGGAGCTGCCAAAAGCGCATCATCCGTTACCAAAGAGTgctggaaggaaactggagaagTGGCTGGACGTGAGATCATTCTGGTGGACACTCCTGGTTTGTTTGACACAGATATGTCTGAAACTGAACTAAAAAAGGAGATCAGTAAGTGCATAAACATGACTGCGCCGGGACCTCACGCCATCATCCTGGTAATCTCTCTTGGTCCATTCACCAAGGAGGAGAATCAGTCAGTAGAGAAGATCCGAGCCATTTTTGGTGAAGAATCAGTCAAGTacactacaatactgttcaCCAGAGGTGATGAACTGGACAGTTCAATGGAGGAATACCTCAGCAGAGCAAACAAGGACCTCAAAGATCTCATTAGTAGGTGTGGTAACAGGTATCACGTCTTTGACAATACACAAATGAACGACCGCATGCAGGTTCTGGAGTTCCTGGAAAAGGTAGACAACATGGTTTCTGCAAATCAGGAGCAGCATTTCACTACTGACATGTACCAAGATGTGGAACAGGAGCTCAGGATGAAGGAGGACGAGCTGAAGAAGTTCTATGAGCAGAAATTAAGAGAGCAGCAGATTCAGCTGGAGATGAAGTTTCAGGAGGACAAAAGGAAACTGCAGGAGACCATCGATGCACTTCAAGAGTCTGatcaacaaaaagaaaagaaaatcaaaGAGCTGGAGGGTCTGGTCAGGCTGAACGAGCGGAGACTGATCGAGTATAAACGATATTATGATGACAAGTTCAGCGCAGCAAGACAGGAAGCAGAAGAAACTGAGATCAATGAGAAGATCATGATGCAGGTTTTAGGGAAAATCAAAAGCTTAATCCTGGAATAA
- the LOC134302063 gene encoding GTPase IMAP family member 7-like → MDDNAPAHQGHIIREWLLETGVPQMEWPALSPDLNPIENLWDQLSRRVEARNSVPQNLNDLRAALQEEWDAMPQQTISRLVNSMRLCMRRMVLVGKTGAGKSSSGNTILGRKCFGAAKSASSVTKECWKETGEVAGREIILVDTPGLFDTDMSETELKKEISKCINMTAPGPHAIILVISLGPFTKEENQSVEKIRAIFGEESVKYTTILFTRGDELDSSMEEYLSRANKDLKDLISRCGNRYHVFDNTQMNDRMQVLEFLEKVDNMVSANQEQHFTTDMYQDVEQELRMKEDELKKFYEQKLREQQIQLEMKFQEDKRKLQETIDALQESDQQKEKKIKELEGLVRLNERRLIEYKRYYDDKFSAARQEAEETEINEKIMMQVLGKIKSLILE, encoded by the exons ATGGATGACAATGCTCCAGCTCATCAAGGTCACATCATTAGGGAATGGCTGCTGGAGACTGGGGTACCACAAATGGAGTGGCCTGCACtttctccagacctgaatcctaTAGAAAACCTATGGGATCAGCTGAGTCGCCGTGTAGAGGCTCGTAACTCTGTACCCCAGAACCTCAATGACCTGAGGGCCGCCCTTCAAGAAGAGTGGGATGCCATGCCTCAGCAGACAATAAGTCGACTTGTGAACAGCATGAGAC TGTGCATGAGGAGGATGGTGCTGGTGGGGAAGACTGGAGCTGGTAAAAGTTCATCAGGAAACACCATCCTGGGCAGGAAGTGCTTTGGAGCTGCCAAAAGCGCATCATCCGTTACCAAAGAGTgctggaaggaaactggagaagTGGCTGGACGTGAGATCATTCTGGTGGACACTCCTGGTTTGTTTGACACAGATATGTCTGAAACTGAACTAAAAAAGGAGATCAGTAAGTGCATAAACATGACTGCGCCGGGACCTCACGCCATCATCCTGGTAATCTCTCTTGGTCCATTCACCAAGGAGGAGAATCAGTCAGTAGAGAAGATCCGAGCCATTTTTGGTGAAGAATCAGTCAAGTacactacaatactgttcaCCAGAGGTGATGAACTGGACAGTTCAATGGAGGAATACCTCAGCAGAGCAAACAAGGACCTCAAAGATCTCATTAGTAGGTGTGGTAACAGGTATCACGTCTTTGACAATACACAAATGAACGACCGCATGCAGGTTCTGGAGTTCCTGGAAAAGGTAGACAACATGGTTTCTGCAAATCAGGAGCAGCATTTCACTACTGACATGTACCAAGATGTGGAACAGGAGCTCAGGATGAAGGAGGACGAGCTGAAGAAGTTCTATGAGCAGAAATTAAGAGAGCAGCAGATTCAGCTGGAGATGAAGTTTCAGGAGGACAAAAGGAAACTGCAGGAGACCATCGATGCACTTCAAGAGTCTGatcaacaaaaagaaaagaaaatcaaaGAGCTGGAGGGTCTGGTCAGGCTGAACGAGCGGAGACTGATCGAGTATAAACGATATTATGATGACAAGTTCAGCGCAGCAAGACAGGAAGCAGAAGAAACTGAGATCAATGAGAAGATCATGATGCAGGTTTTAGGGAAAATCAAAAGCTTAATCCTGGAATAA